TCCGTCATGACCTTATCTATCAAAGTGACATGGGGAAAGCTTTAAAGATTAAGCAAACTCATAAAGCACAGAAAGACATGGACCTAAGAGATAACTTACAAGAAGGTTTACAGCTTCAGATAATTTGTACGAAGAGGAACTATTTCATGTACCTGCTGCCATGCTTGGATTGCCAAGCCCCTTTTATCCATTCGCCCACTCAACGCATCACGTAAAATTGAAGGAAAATAGCGCAAAGTTTTCTCAGACCAGGTATGCTGGCTAGTTGCTAGAATTTGTTCCAGCATTGTTTGAAGATACAGTAACTGTTCAAACTCCCCAATTCCACGAGTTTTAATTATGATTGCAAGAGTAACGATCGCTATCCTATTTAAAGTCTCAGTAAACTCAGTTGGACCCTGTAATATGCATTGAATAGTTAAGAAAAAGTTATAATTTGAGGTACAGTGCATCTACAAAAGTTCAGCTGGAGGAAATATCCCACCTTCCCTTCCCTCTTCACAAAGAAAAAATCTCTCAACGACAAAATCAG
The window above is part of the Lycium barbarum isolate Lr01 unplaced genomic scaffold, ASM1917538v2 unchr_scaffold_131, whole genome shotgun sequence genome. Proteins encoded here:
- the LOC132625644 gene encoding mediator of RNA polymerase II transcription subunit 23-like gives rise to the protein MYDVTKMISTLKGKRGDHRIFRLAENLCMNLILSLRDFFFVKREGKGPTEFTETLNRIAIVTLAIIIKTRGIGEFEQLLYLQTMLEQILATSQHTWSEKTLRYFPSILRDALSGRMDKRGLAIQAWQQAETTVINQCTQLLSPSADPTYVVTYMNHSFPQHRQYLCAGDGY